Proteins found in one Pseudomonas sp. P8_241 genomic segment:
- the glnA gene encoding type I glutamate--ammonia ligase produces the protein MSKSVQLIKDHDVKWIDLRFTDTKGTQHHVTMPARDALDDDFFEVGKMFDGSSIAGWKGIEASDMILLPDDSTAVLDPFTEEPTLILVCDIIEPSSMQGYDRDPRAIAKRAEEHLKATGIGDTVFAGPEPEFFIFDSVKFKSDISGSMFKIYSEQGSWMSDQDIEGGNKGHRPGVKGGYFPVPPFDHDHEIRTSMCNALEEMGLTVEVHHHEVATAGQNEIGVKFNTLVKKADETQTLKYVVHNVADAYGRTATFMPKPLYGDNGSGMHVHMSIWKDGKNTFAGEGYAGLSDTALYFIGGIIKHGKALNGFTNPATNSYKRLVPGFEAPVMLAYSARNRSASIRIPYVSSPKARRIEARFPDPAANPYLCFAALLMAGLDGIQNKIHPGDAADKNLYDLPPEEAKEIPQVCGSLKEALEELDKGRAFLTKGGVFSDDFIDTYIALKSEEEIKVRTFVHPLEYELYYSC, from the coding sequence ATGTCGAAGTCGGTTCAACTCATCAAAGATCATGACGTCAAATGGATTGATCTGCGCTTCACGGACACCAAAGGCACTCAGCACCACGTGACCATGCCGGCTCGCGACGCGCTGGATGACGACTTCTTCGAAGTCGGCAAAATGTTCGATGGTTCCTCCATCGCCGGCTGGAAAGGCATCGAAGCTTCCGACATGATCCTGCTGCCGGACGATTCCACTGCTGTTCTGGATCCGTTCACCGAAGAGCCGACCCTGATCCTGGTCTGCGACATCATCGAACCTTCGAGCATGCAAGGCTACGACCGCGACCCACGTGCGATCGCCAAGCGCGCCGAAGAGCACCTGAAAGCCACCGGTATCGGTGACACCGTGTTCGCCGGTCCAGAACCAGAATTCTTCATCTTTGACTCGGTGAAATTCAAGTCGGACATCTCCGGCTCGATGTTCAAAATCTACTCCGAGCAAGGTTCGTGGATGTCCGACCAGGACATCGAAGGTGGCAACAAAGGTCACCGCCCAGGCGTCAAAGGCGGCTACTTCCCGGTTCCACCGTTCGACCACGACCACGAAATCCGTACCTCCATGTGCAACGCACTGGAAGAAATGGGCCTGACCGTCGAAGTTCACCACCACGAAGTGGCAACTGCCGGTCAGAACGAAATCGGCGTCAAGTTCAACACCCTGGTGAAGAAAGCCGACGAAACTCAAACCCTGAAATACGTTGTACACAACGTAGCCGATGCCTACGGCCGCACCGCGACCTTCATGCCTAAGCCACTGTACGGCGACAACGGCTCGGGTATGCACGTGCACATGTCCATCTGGAAAGATGGCAAGAACACCTTCGCTGGCGAAGGCTATGCCGGCCTGTCCGACACCGCCCTGTACTTCATCGGCGGCATCATCAAGCACGGTAAGGCCTTGAACGGCTTCACCAACCCGGCGACCAACTCCTACAAGCGTCTGGTTCCAGGCTTCGAAGCTCCGGTAATGCTGGCCTACTCGGCTCGCAACCGTTCCGCTTCGATCCGTATTCCTTACGTGTCGAGCCCGAAAGCCCGCCGTATCGAAGCACGCTTCCCGGACCCGGCTGCCAACCCTTACCTGTGCTTCGCCGCACTGTTGATGGCTGGCCTGGACGGCATCCAGAACAAGATCCACCCAGGCGACGCAGCTGACAAAAACCTGTACGACCTGCCGCCTGAAGAGGCGAAAGAGATCCCACAAGTTTGCGGCAGCCTGAAAGAAGCCCTGGAAGAGCTGGACAAAGGTCGTGCGTTCCTGACCAAAGGCGGCGTGTTCTCCGACGATTTCATCGACACTTACATCGCTCTGAAAAGCGAAGAAGAAATCAAGGTACGTACCTTCGTACACCCACTGGAATACGAGCTGTACTACAGCTGCTGA
- a CDS encoding cupin domain-containing protein, with product MKNTLFRSPLIALAALSLQGCSVQSPPSAIEKEILLQSSKSWDGTPYARYPRAAPELTLLKLRIPPNTQLPWHTHPTPNAGYILSGELIIEGRDNGQTRRIKQGEALAEMVDIAHRGVTGDEPVELIVFYAGSEGIPLAE from the coding sequence ATGAAAAACACCCTGTTCCGGTCACCGCTGATCGCACTGGCCGCCCTCTCTCTCCAGGGCTGCTCCGTACAATCTCCACCGTCCGCAATCGAAAAGGAAATTCTGCTGCAAAGCAGCAAATCCTGGGATGGCACACCTTACGCTCGTTATCCGCGTGCCGCGCCTGAGCTAACGCTGCTCAAGCTGAGGATACCGCCCAACACCCAGCTGCCCTGGCACACCCACCCCACTCCGAACGCCGGTTACATCCTCTCAGGTGAGCTGATCATCGAAGGCAGGGACAACGGCCAGACCCGGCGCATCAAACAAGGAGAAGCACTGGCCGAAATGGTCGATATCGCCCATCGCGGCGTCACCGGCGATGAACCGGTAGAACTTATTGTGTTCTATGCTGGGAGCGAGGGCATTCCATTGGCGGAGTAA
- a CDS encoding YkgJ family cysteine cluster protein, with protein sequence MMKPNLIAAAEIDRLDTWAKYSAPMCGSCMSSCCTLPVEVKIKDLIRIGIVDEFELGDPPKNIAKRLQKEGLVERFNQKSGIFTLQRMSNNDCYYLDRKSRLCTIYEKRPDTCRNHPKIGPRPGYCAYKPKEVERERNSRSIERF encoded by the coding sequence ATGATGAAGCCCAACCTGATCGCCGCCGCGGAGATCGACCGACTCGATACCTGGGCCAAGTACTCTGCCCCGATGTGCGGCTCGTGCATGTCCAGCTGCTGCACCCTGCCGGTCGAGGTCAAGATCAAGGATCTGATCCGTATCGGCATCGTCGATGAATTCGAGCTGGGCGATCCGCCGAAGAACATCGCCAAGCGTCTGCAGAAGGAAGGCCTGGTCGAGCGCTTTAACCAGAAGTCGGGCATCTTCACCCTTCAGCGCATGAGCAACAACGATTGCTACTACCTGGATCGTAAGAGCCGTCTGTGCACTATTTATGAAAAGCGCCCGGATACTTGCCGCAATCACCCGAAAATCGGCCCGCGGCCGGGGTATTGCGCGTACAAGCCCAAAGAAGTGGAGCGCGAGCGCAATTCTCGGTCGATTGAGCGGTTCTGA
- a CDS encoding DUF4124 domain-containing protein yields the protein MRPLLLLLLLSLAYPVMAQIFKYTDAAGNTAYSNQPPNGVDAQTVDLPPVNSIQRQLPSDTEQPAAGTRSRPTHNDYNVLELSGLPTAGVVRANNGTFTVDVLIEPRLQGTHLLRLLLDGQPYGQPSNVPSLQLINIDRGEHGLAVQVIDGERVVQQSPTATVTVQRAHKR from the coding sequence ATGCGGCCACTTTTATTACTTCTGTTGCTGTCCCTCGCTTATCCCGTGATGGCGCAAATCTTCAAATACACCGATGCCGCCGGCAACACGGCCTACAGCAATCAACCGCCCAATGGCGTTGACGCCCAGACGGTTGATTTGCCCCCCGTCAACAGCATCCAGCGCCAACTACCCAGCGATACTGAACAGCCAGCGGCAGGCACCCGCTCCAGGCCGACCCACAACGACTACAACGTCCTGGAGCTTAGCGGGCTGCCAACCGCCGGAGTCGTGCGCGCCAACAACGGTACTTTCACGGTCGATGTGCTGATTGAACCGCGATTGCAAGGCACGCATTTATTACGCCTGTTGCTCGATGGCCAACCTTATGGCCAGCCGAGCAACGTACCGAGCCTGCAACTGATAAACATTGATCGCGGTGAACACGGTCTGGCGGTGCAAGTGATCGACGGCGAAAGAGTTGTACAGCAGAGCCCTACCGCAACCGTCACTGTTCAAAGAGCACACAAACGCTGA
- the thiI gene encoding tRNA uracil 4-sulfurtransferase ThiI: MKLIVKVFPEITIKSRPVRMRFIRQLAKNIRAVLRDLDPAVVVNGVWDNLELETRVAEPKALKEMTERLSCMPGIAHFLQIDEYPLGDFDDIVEKCKQHYGDALTGKIFSVRCKRAGKHPFSSIDIEKYVGSQLRRQCGAAGIDLKKPEIEVRIEVRDQRLFVIHSQHNGIGGYPLGALEQTLVLMSGGFDSTVAAYQIMRRGLMAHFCFFNLGGRAHELGVMEVAHFIWKKYGSSQRVLFVSVPFEEVLGEILGKVDNSHMGVVLKRMMLRASSQIADRLHIEALVTGEAISQVSSQTLPNLNVIDCVTEKLVLRPLIASHKQDIIDLANEIGTADFARHMPEYCGVISVNPKTAAKRHRVEHEEKEFDMAVLERALENAKLVPIDRVIDELGQDLQIEEVSEALAGQIVIDIRHPDAAEDDPLDLAGIEVQTMPFYALNARFKELDPTRQYLLYCDKGVMSRLHAHHLLSEGHANVRVYRPS; this comes from the coding sequence ATGAAATTAATCGTAAAAGTCTTCCCCGAGATCACCATCAAGAGCCGCCCGGTACGGATGCGTTTCATCCGTCAATTGGCCAAAAACATCCGTGCCGTGCTCCGCGATCTGGACCCGGCCGTGGTGGTGAACGGCGTGTGGGACAACCTCGAGCTGGAAACCCGTGTCGCCGAGCCCAAGGCCCTCAAGGAGATGACCGAGCGCCTGAGCTGTATGCCCGGCATCGCGCATTTCCTGCAAATTGATGAGTACCCGCTGGGCGATTTCGATGACATCGTCGAAAAGTGCAAGCAGCACTACGGTGATGCGTTGACCGGCAAGATCTTTTCGGTGCGTTGCAAACGGGCCGGCAAGCACCCATTCAGCTCCATCGATATCGAAAAGTATGTCGGCAGCCAGTTGCGCCGTCAGTGCGGCGCCGCCGGAATTGACCTGAAAAAGCCGGAAATCGAAGTCCGGATCGAAGTTCGCGACCAACGGTTGTTTGTGATCCACAGCCAGCACAACGGCATCGGCGGTTATCCGCTGGGAGCACTGGAGCAGACGCTCGTGCTGATGTCCGGTGGCTTCGACTCCACCGTGGCGGCCTACCAGATCATGCGCCGCGGCCTGATGGCGCACTTCTGCTTCTTCAATCTGGGCGGACGAGCCCACGAACTGGGCGTGATGGAAGTCGCGCATTTCATCTGGAAGAAGTACGGCAGCTCCCAACGCGTGCTATTTGTCAGTGTGCCGTTCGAGGAAGTGCTGGGCGAAATTCTCGGCAAAGTCGATAACAGTCATATGGGCGTAGTATTGAAGCGTATGATGTTGCGCGCTTCCTCCCAAATTGCCGATCGACTGCACATCGAGGCATTGGTGACTGGAGAGGCGATCTCCCAGGTGTCGAGCCAGACGTTGCCGAACCTGAACGTGATCGACTGCGTGACCGAGAAGCTGGTCTTGCGCCCGCTGATCGCCAGCCACAAGCAGGACATCATCGACCTGGCCAACGAAATCGGCACCGCCGATTTCGCCCGGCACATGCCGGAATACTGCGGCGTCATCTCGGTCAATCCGAAGACCGCAGCCAAACGCCATCGCGTCGAGCATGAAGAGAAAGAGTTCGACATGGCGGTGCTCGAGCGTGCGCTCGAAAACGCCAAACTGGTGCCGATCGATCGCGTGATCGATGAATTGGGCCAGGACCTGCAAATTGAAGAAGTCAGCGAGGCGCTGGCCGGTCAAATCGTCATCGATATCCGTCACCCGGATGCCGCTGAAGACGACCCGCTGGACCTGGCTGGCATCGAGGTACAAACGATGCCGTTTTATGCACTGAACGCTCGTTTCAAGGAACTGGACCCTACTCGCCAGTACCTGCTTTATTGCGACAAAGGCGTGATGAGTCGCCTGCATGCCCACCATTTGCTCAGTGAGGGGCATGCCAATGTGCGCGTTTATCGACCGAGCTAA
- the typA gene encoding translational GTPase TypA — protein MIENLRNIAIIAHVDHGKTTLVDKLLRQSGTLERNELNDERVMDSNDQEKERGITILAKNTAINWNGYHINIVDTPGHADFGGEVERVMSMVDSVLLLVDAQDGPMPQTRFVTKKAFEAGLRPIVCINKVDRPGARPDWVLDQIFDLFDNLGATEEQLDFKVVYASALNGIAGLDHNEMAEDMTPLYQSIVDNVPAPAVDRDGPFQMQISALDYNSFLGVIGVGRIARGRVKPNSPVVAIGADGKKRNGRILKLMGHHGLHRVDVEEAAAGDIVCISGMDSLFISDTLCHPDTVEPMKPLTVDEPTVSMTFQVNDSPFCGKEGKFVTSRNIKERLDKELLYNVALRVEEGDSADKFKVSGRGELHLSVLIETMRREGFEMAVGRPEVIIRLVDGVKHEPYENVTIDLPEESQGKVMEEMGLRKGDLTNMVPDGKGRVRLEYNIPARGLIGFRNQFLTLTNGAGILTSIFDRYDVMKSGDMSGRQNGVLVSVETGKALTYSLETLQARGKLFVEHGQEIYNGQIVGLNSRDNDLGVNPTKGKKLDNMRASGKDETIALVPPVRFTLEQALEFIQDDELCEVTPKSIRLRKKILDESERTRAAKKAKN, from the coding sequence GTGATCGAAAATCTACGCAACATCGCCATCATTGCTCACGTTGACCATGGTAAGACCACCCTGGTAGACAAACTCTTGCGTCAATCCGGCACCCTGGAGCGCAACGAGCTCAACGACGAGCGCGTGATGGACTCCAACGACCAGGAAAAAGAGCGCGGTATTACCATTCTGGCGAAAAACACCGCCATCAACTGGAACGGCTACCACATCAACATCGTGGACACCCCGGGCCACGCCGACTTCGGCGGCGAAGTTGAACGCGTAATGTCGATGGTCGACTCCGTTCTGCTGCTGGTTGACGCTCAAGACGGCCCTATGCCGCAAACCCGTTTCGTGACCAAGAAGGCTTTCGAAGCCGGCCTGCGTCCGATCGTGTGCATCAACAAGGTTGACCGTCCAGGCGCGCGTCCGGACTGGGTTCTGGACCAGATCTTCGATCTGTTCGACAACCTCGGTGCCACCGAAGAACAGCTGGACTTCAAAGTCGTCTACGCCTCGGCCCTGAACGGTATTGCCGGTCTGGACCACAACGAAATGGCTGAAGACATGACCCCGCTGTACCAGTCGATCGTCGACAACGTACCGGCGCCGGCTGTTGACCGTGATGGTCCGTTCCAGATGCAGATCTCCGCACTGGACTACAACAGCTTCCTGGGTGTTATCGGTGTTGGCCGTATCGCTCGTGGTCGCGTCAAGCCGAACTCCCCGGTTGTCGCTATCGGCGCCGACGGCAAGAAGCGTAACGGTCGTATCCTGAAGCTGATGGGTCACCACGGTCTGCACCGTGTAGACGTTGAAGAAGCTGCTGCAGGCGACATCGTGTGCATCAGCGGTATGGACTCGCTGTTCATCTCCGACACCCTGTGCCACCCGGACACCGTTGAACCGATGAAGCCGTTGACCGTCGACGAGCCAACCGTTTCCATGACCTTCCAGGTAAACGACTCGCCATTCTGCGGTAAAGAAGGCAAGTTCGTGACTTCCCGTAACATCAAGGAACGTCTGGACAAAGAGCTGCTGTACAACGTTGCTCTGCGCGTTGAAGAAGGCGACTCGGCTGACAAGTTCAAGGTTTCCGGCCGTGGCGAACTGCACCTCTCGGTACTGATCGAAACCATGCGTCGCGAAGGCTTCGAAATGGCTGTAGGCCGTCCGGAAGTGATCATCCGTCTGGTTGACGGCGTGAAGCACGAACCGTACGAAAACGTCACCATCGACCTGCCGGAAGAATCCCAGGGCAAGGTGATGGAAGAGATGGGTCTGCGTAAAGGCGACCTGACCAACATGGTGCCGGATGGCAAAGGCCGTGTTCGTCTGGAATACAACATCCCTGCTCGTGGTCTGATCGGTTTCCGTAACCAGTTCCTGACCCTGACCAACGGTGCTGGCATCCTGACTTCGATCTTCGACCGTTACGACGTGATGAAGTCCGGCGACATGTCCGGCCGTCAGAACGGCGTTCTGGTTTCGGTTGAAACCGGCAAGGCACTGACCTACTCCCTGGAAACCCTGCAGGCGCGTGGCAAGTTGTTCGTAGAACACGGTCAGGAAATCTACAACGGTCAGATCGTTGGTCTGAACAGCCGTGACAACGACCTGGGCGTTAACCCTACCAAGGGCAAGAAGCTCGACAACATGCGTGCTTCGGGTAAAGACGAAACCATCGCTCTGGTTCCACCTGTTCGCTTCACCCTGGAACAGGCTCTGGAATTCATCCAGGACGACGAGCTGTGCGAAGTAACGCCTAAGTCCATCCGTCTTCGCAAGAAGATCCTGGACGAAAGCGAGCGTACCCGCGCTGCCAAGAAAGCCAAGAACTGA
- the ntrC gene encoding nitrogen regulation protein NR(I), which translates to MSRSETVWIVDDDRSIRWVLEKALQQEGMTTQSFDSADGVMSRLARQQPDVIISDIRMPGASGLDLLARIRESHPRLPVIIMTAHSDLDSAVASYQGGAFEYLPKPFDVDEAVSLVKRANQHAQEQQGLEVAPILTRTPEIIGEAPAMQEVFRAIGRLSHSNITVLINGESGTGKELVAHALHRHSPRAASPFIALNMAAIPKDLMESELFGHEKGAFTGAANLRRGRFEQADGGTLFLDEIGDMPADTQTRLLRVLADGEFYRVGGHVPVKVDVRIIAATHQNLETLVHAGKFREDLFHRLNVIRIHIPRLSDRREDIPTLAKHFLSRAAQELAVEPKLLKSETEEYLKNLPWPGNVRQLENTCRWITVMASGREVHIGDLPPELLSLPQDSAPVTNWEQALRQWADQALSRGQSSLLDSAVPAFERIMIETALKHTAGRRRDAAVLLGWGRNTLTRKIKELGMKVDGGDEDEGDEG; encoded by the coding sequence ATGAGCCGTAGTGAAACCGTGTGGATCGTCGATGACGACCGTTCTATCCGTTGGGTCCTGGAAAAAGCCTTGCAACAGGAAGGCATGACCACGCAAAGCTTCGACAGTGCCGATGGCGTGATGAGCCGCCTGGCGCGCCAGCAGCCGGATGTGATCATCTCCGACATCCGCATGCCCGGCGCCAGCGGCCTGGACCTTCTGGCGCGGATTCGCGAATCGCACCCACGGCTGCCGGTGATCATCATGACGGCACACTCGGATCTGGACAGCGCCGTAGCGTCCTACCAGGGCGGCGCATTCGAGTACCTGCCCAAGCCGTTCGATGTCGACGAAGCGGTTTCCCTGGTCAAGCGCGCCAACCAGCACGCCCAGGAACAACAAGGCCTGGAAGTCGCCCCGATCCTGACCCGTACCCCGGAAATCATCGGCGAAGCGCCGGCGATGCAGGAAGTGTTTCGCGCCATTGGGCGCCTGAGCCATTCCAACATCACCGTGCTGATCAACGGTGAATCGGGTACCGGTAAAGAACTGGTAGCCCATGCCCTTCATCGTCACAGCCCTCGCGCCGCGTCGCCATTCATTGCGCTGAACATGGCGGCGATCCCGAAAGACCTGATGGAGTCCGAGCTGTTCGGCCACGAGAAAGGCGCATTCACCGGCGCGGCCAACCTGCGTCGCGGGCGTTTCGAGCAAGCCGATGGCGGCACACTGTTCCTCGATGAAATCGGCGATATGCCGGCCGATACCCAGACCCGCTTGCTGCGGGTATTGGCCGATGGCGAGTTCTACCGCGTCGGCGGTCATGTGCCAGTAAAGGTCGATGTGCGAATCATCGCCGCGACCCACCAGAATCTGGAAACGCTGGTGCACGCCGGGAAATTCCGTGAAGACTTGTTCCACCGCCTCAACGTAATTCGCATCCACATCCCGCGCCTGTCGGATCGTCGCGAAGACATTCCGACCCTGGCCAAACACTTCCTCAGCCGTGCCGCCCAGGAACTGGCCGTCGAGCCGAAGCTGCTGAAAAGCGAAACCGAGGAATACCTGAAGAACCTGCCTTGGCCGGGCAACGTGCGGCAACTGGAAAACACCTGTCGCTGGATCACGGTGATGGCTTCGGGTCGCGAAGTGCACATCGGCGACCTGCCGCCTGAACTGCTGAGCCTGCCGCAGGACTCGGCGCCCGTGACCAACTGGGAACAGGCACTGCGTCAGTGGGCCGATCAGGCGCTGTCTCGCGGTCAGTCGAGCTTGCTGGACAGTGCCGTGCCGGCTTTCGAGCGGATCATGATCGAGACTGCGCTCAAACACACCGCCGGTCGCCGTCGCGATGCCGCCGTCTTGCTGGGTTGGGGGCGCAACACCCTGACGCGCAAGATCAAGGAATTGGGGATGAAGGTGGATGGCGGGGATGAAGATGAGGGGGATGAGGGCTAG
- the glnL gene encoding nitrogen regulation protein NR(II), which produces MTISDALHRLLLDNLTTATILLDAQLRLEYMNPAAEMLLAISGQRSHGQFISELFTESTEALNSLRQAVEQAHPFTKREAMLTALTGQTLTVDYAVTPILSNGDTLLLLEVHPRDRLLRITKEEAQLSKQETSKMLVRGLAHEIKNPLGGIRGAAQLLARELPEESLKDYTNVIIEEADRLRNLVDRMLGSNKLPSLAMCNIHEVLERVCHLVEAESQGCITLVRDYDPSIPDVLIDREQMIQAVLNIVRNAMQAISSQNELRLGRISLRTRAMRQFTIGHVRHRLVTKIEIIDNGPGIPAELQETIFFPMVSGRPDGTGLGLAITQNIISQHQGLIECDSHPGHTTFSIFLPLEQGATST; this is translated from the coding sequence ATGACCATCAGCGACGCACTGCATCGTCTGTTACTCGACAATTTGACGACCGCAACCATTCTGCTCGACGCGCAACTGCGCCTTGAGTACATGAACCCGGCAGCGGAAATGTTACTGGCCATCAGCGGTCAGCGCAGTCATGGGCAGTTCATCAGCGAGCTGTTTACCGAATCCACCGAGGCGCTCAATTCATTGCGTCAGGCGGTTGAACAGGCCCACCCGTTCACCAAGCGTGAAGCCATGCTCACCGCCCTCACCGGTCAGACCCTGACCGTCGATTACGCGGTTACGCCAATCCTGAGCAATGGCGACACCCTGCTGCTGCTTGAAGTCCATCCGCGGGACCGCTTGCTGCGTATCACCAAGGAAGAAGCGCAGCTGTCGAAGCAGGAAACCAGCAAGATGCTGGTGCGCGGCCTCGCCCACGAAATCAAGAATCCGCTGGGCGGAATTCGCGGAGCAGCGCAATTGCTGGCCCGAGAGCTACCGGAAGAAAGTCTGAAGGATTACACCAACGTCATCATTGAAGAAGCAGACCGCCTGCGTAACCTGGTCGACCGCATGCTCGGCTCCAACAAATTGCCGTCATTGGCGATGTGCAACATTCACGAAGTGCTGGAGCGCGTTTGTCATCTGGTCGAGGCCGAAAGCCAGGGTTGCATCACTTTGGTGCGTGACTACGACCCGAGCATTCCCGACGTCTTGATCGACCGCGAACAAATGATCCAGGCCGTGCTGAACATCGTGCGCAACGCGATGCAGGCCATCAGCAGTCAGAACGAGCTGCGCCTTGGCCGCATCAGTCTGCGCACCCGCGCCATGCGCCAGTTCACGATCGGCCATGTGCGCCATCGCCTTGTGACCAAGATCGAGATCATCGACAACGGCCCGGGCATTCCTGCTGAACTGCAGGAAACCATTTTCTTCCCCATGGTCAGCGGACGCCCGGACGGTACCGGACTCGGCCTGGCCATCACCCAGAACATCATCAGTCAGCACCAGGGCCTGATCGAATGTGACAGCCACCCGGGCCACACCACCTTCTCGATCTTTCTGCCACTGGAACAAGGAGCCACATCGACATGA